Proteins encoded within one genomic window of Rubripirellula tenax:
- a CDS encoding DegT/DnrJ/EryC1/StrS family aminotransferase — MANPVENVPLLDVNRDNLPYRDEFIEALTGVVDSGRFLFGPDVVELENEVAAYSEVDNAVGCASGSDALLLAMMALNIGPGDEVIVPSFTFFASVSCITRLGATPVFVDIRPDTFNIDAEKIEAAITPRTKAIIPVHLFGQCAEIDRICQIACTHDLIVVEDAAQAIGAAYHSRPAGSWGLIGCFSFYPTKNLGGMGDGGMLTSLDPATADRLRLFAGHGMRPRYYHKVVGINSRLDTFQAAVLRVKLRHLPDAVQSRQTIAARYDRWLSEAGVVAEDRLVLPYQDPSAFHVWNQYALRVPGGRRDELRAHLSDRSVGSEIYYPVPVHAQECYRDLNFDHSGLVETKKACAEILNLPIFPSMTESEQRRVVDVVASFYSASARMVA, encoded by the coding sequence ATGGCCAATCCCGTCGAAAACGTCCCACTTTTGGACGTCAACCGAGACAACCTGCCCTACCGTGACGAATTCATCGAAGCCTTGACCGGCGTGGTGGATAGCGGTCGATTCCTTTTCGGTCCCGACGTTGTCGAGTTGGAAAACGAAGTCGCCGCCTACAGCGAAGTCGATAATGCCGTCGGGTGTGCTTCGGGCAGCGACGCGCTGTTGCTGGCGATGATGGCACTGAACATCGGCCCGGGCGATGAAGTCATCGTGCCTAGCTTCACGTTCTTCGCATCGGTCAGTTGCATCACCCGCTTGGGCGCGACGCCCGTGTTCGTGGACATCCGGCCCGACACGTTCAACATCGACGCCGAGAAGATCGAAGCGGCCATCACCCCGCGGACCAAGGCGATCATCCCCGTTCACTTGTTCGGCCAATGCGCGGAAATCGATCGCATTTGCCAAATCGCCTGCACGCATGACTTGATCGTCGTCGAAGACGCCGCCCAAGCGATCGGTGCGGCCTATCATTCTCGCCCGGCGGGAAGCTGGGGATTGATCGGTTGCTTCAGTTTCTATCCGACCAAGAATCTTGGCGGCATGGGGGACGGCGGCATGTTGACCTCGCTCGATCCGGCGACCGCCGACCGATTGCGACTGTTCGCCGGACACGGCATGCGCCCCCGCTACTATCACAAAGTGGTCGGCATCAACAGCCGCTTGGACACGTTCCAAGCCGCCGTGCTGCGAGTCAAGCTGCGTCACTTACCCGACGCCGTGCAATCGCGTCAAACGATTGCCGCGCGTTACGACCGTTGGTTGTCCGAAGCCGGTGTGGTGGCGGAAGATAGATTGGTGTTGCCTTACCAAGACCCCAGCGCTTTCCATGTTTGGAACCAATATGCGTTGCGAGTTCCCGGTGGCCGCCGCGACGAACTTCGCGCCCACCTGTCCGATCGAAGTGTCGGCAGCGAAATCTACTACCCTGTTCCCGTTCATGCGCAAGAATGCTATCGCGATCTGAACTTCGATCACTCGGGTTTGGTCGAGACGAAGAAGGCGTGCGCGGAGATCCTGAATCTTCCTATCTTCCCCAGCATGACCGAATCGGAACAGCGCCGCGTCGTCGACGTCGTCGCCAGCTTCTACTCGGCCAGCGCCCGCATGGTGGCGTAG